A region of Ochrobactrum quorumnocens DNA encodes the following proteins:
- the ubiG gene encoding bifunctional 2-polyprenyl-6-hydroxyphenol methylase/3-demethylubiquinol 3-O-methyltransferase UbiG: MTETARTTIDASEIEHFSRIAAQWWDPQGKFRPLHKFNPTRLTYIKEKVCEKFKLDPNSPRPFEGLRFLDIGCGGGLLCEPMSRLGATVVGADASETNIEVAKIHAAQSGVEVDYRATTAEALAEAGEKFDVVLNMEVVEHVSDVDLFMSATSEMVKPGGLMFVATINRTLKAYGLAIIGAEYVLRWLPRGTHQYEKLVRPEELEAAFSKAGLSLIDKLGVTYNPLADSWSRSRDTDVNYMVLAERPV; encoded by the coding sequence ATGACCGAGACTGCCCGTACCACAATCGATGCTTCCGAAATCGAGCATTTTTCGCGCATTGCTGCGCAGTGGTGGGACCCGCAGGGTAAGTTCCGTCCGCTTCACAAGTTCAATCCAACGCGGCTCACCTATATCAAGGAAAAGGTCTGCGAGAAGTTCAAACTCGATCCGAACAGCCCTCGCCCGTTTGAAGGTCTGCGCTTTCTCGATATCGGCTGCGGTGGTGGTCTACTGTGTGAACCGATGTCACGGCTTGGGGCAACAGTGGTTGGCGCGGACGCATCCGAAACCAATATCGAAGTTGCAAAAATCCACGCCGCCCAAAGCGGTGTCGAGGTCGATTATCGCGCTACCACTGCCGAAGCCTTGGCTGAGGCTGGTGAGAAGTTCGACGTTGTTCTCAACATGGAAGTGGTTGAACACGTTTCAGACGTTGATCTGTTCATGTCTGCCACGAGCGAAATGGTGAAGCCGGGTGGACTTATGTTCGTTGCCACCATCAATCGCACGCTCAAAGCCTATGGCCTTGCAATCATCGGTGCTGAATATGTACTGCGTTGGCTACCTCGCGGCACGCATCAATATGAAAAGCTGGTGCGCCCGGAAGAGTTGGAAGCTGCCTTTTCCAAGGCTGGCCTCAGCCTCATCGACAAGCTCGGCGTCACTTATAATCCACTTGCCGATAGCTGGAGCCGTTCACGCGACACCGACGTGAACTACATGGTTCTCGCCGAACGGCCCGTATAA